One window of Mangrovibacterium diazotrophicum genomic DNA carries:
- a CDS encoding ABC transporter ATP-binding protein, with product METTKTTSALRVQNLIKYFHDPKTFQVIKGVSFDVQKGEFLSIIGKSGSGKSTLLYVLSTMDTDYEGRLEFNGELLTGRSQNQLAAFRNEHIGFVFQFHYLLPEFSALQNVMLPALKLGKDSVEEIEHRAYENLKLLDLEQEALKKANKLSGGQQQRVAIARALINQPSIIMGDEPTGNLDSKNSLVVQDIFRNLAREFGQTIICVTHDNDFARNTDRTIEMADGNILY from the coding sequence ATGGAAACAACTAAGACAACCAGCGCACTGCGAGTGCAAAATCTCATTAAATATTTTCACGATCCCAAGACCTTCCAGGTGATCAAAGGCGTTTCGTTCGACGTGCAGAAAGGAGAGTTTCTCTCGATTATCGGGAAGTCGGGCTCGGGCAAATCCACCTTGCTCTACGTGCTCTCCACTATGGATACGGACTACGAAGGGCGGCTTGAGTTTAATGGTGAACTACTGACCGGTCGAAGTCAGAATCAGCTGGCAGCATTCCGAAACGAACACATTGGATTCGTTTTTCAGTTTCACTACCTGCTTCCTGAATTCTCGGCTTTGCAGAATGTGATGCTTCCTGCTTTGAAACTGGGGAAGGACTCGGTTGAAGAAATTGAGCATCGGGCTTATGAAAATCTGAAACTGCTTGACCTGGAACAAGAGGCATTGAAGAAAGCCAATAAGCTTTCGGGCGGTCAGCAGCAACGTGTCGCAATTGCACGTGCACTGATCAATCAGCCGTCGATTATTATGGGGGATGAGCCAACCGGTAACCTCGATAGCAAAAATTCACTGGTTGTGCAGGATATCTTCCGCAACCTGGCCCGCGAGTTTGGGCAAACCATCATTTGTGTCACCCACGACAACGATTTCGCCCGAAACACAGATCGGACGATCGAAATGGCGGACGGTAATATTTTGTATTGA
- a CDS encoding ABC transporter permease has protein sequence MSKQKKQGSKVNRQIAGVHLTSKIWQTFVAVLGVTFGVSMYIFMNSFMNGVNATQDDLAFSTLAHVRIYNDDEVRTYDPVNDVFQEANTLVNLRNRKSIQYTEGIKNTSRIISIVEKQPEVAGVTPQLNFSVFFRNGSKKINGSISGVDVLGENELFGIADKVVEGDWNELETRKSGIILGKVLAQKLNVNVGDNVNVMTPEGVSKNYEVLGLIETSVKDIDKSRAYLNITTARQLQGENFDYSSDIQLNLNDKDRTAEIVRRLEPLVPYQVESWQTANQQMVAGSQLRNIIAIAVSLTILIVAGFGIYNIMNMTINEKIREIAILKAMGFSGKDILRIFLTQATVIGFVGGITGVGLGYGISSLVHRIPFKIAGLSTLPISYQLQDFVAALAFGIATTLLAGYLPARKASKIDPVVIIRG, from the coding sequence ATGAGCAAACAAAAAAAACAAGGTTCGAAGGTGAACCGGCAAATTGCAGGCGTACACCTGACATCCAAAATCTGGCAGACTTTTGTCGCTGTGCTCGGGGTCACTTTTGGCGTGTCCATGTACATTTTCATGAATAGTTTTATGAATGGGGTGAATGCGACCCAGGATGATTTGGCTTTTAGTACTCTGGCACACGTTCGTATTTACAACGACGATGAAGTTCGGACTTACGATCCGGTAAATGATGTCTTTCAGGAGGCGAATACTCTCGTTAATTTGCGCAACCGCAAAAGCATTCAGTATACAGAAGGCATTAAAAATACATCCCGGATCATTTCAATTGTGGAGAAGCAGCCGGAGGTGGCCGGTGTAACACCGCAATTAAATTTCAGTGTGTTTTTCCGCAATGGGTCGAAGAAAATCAATGGCAGTATTTCCGGGGTCGACGTGTTGGGCGAGAACGAGTTATTTGGAATTGCCGACAAAGTAGTCGAAGGCGATTGGAATGAGCTCGAAACCCGAAAGTCCGGAATCATTTTGGGTAAAGTACTGGCCCAAAAACTTAATGTGAATGTTGGCGATAATGTCAATGTTATGACTCCGGAAGGAGTCTCGAAGAACTACGAGGTACTTGGTTTGATCGAAACCTCGGTGAAAGATATCGACAAATCGCGGGCCTACCTCAATATCACCACAGCCCGGCAGTTGCAGGGCGAAAATTTCGATTATTCCAGCGATATTCAGCTAAACCTGAATGATAAAGACAGAACGGCCGAAATTGTTCGAAGGTTGGAACCTCTGGTTCCTTATCAGGTTGAGTCGTGGCAAACGGCCAATCAGCAAATGGTGGCCGGATCACAGTTGCGTAATATCATAGCCATTGCAGTGTCGCTGACCATCTTGATTGTAGCAGGTTTTGGTATTTACAACATCATGAACATGACGATTAATGAGAAGATCCGGGAAATCGCCATTCTGAAAGCGATGGGGTTTTCGGGCAAGGATATCCTGCGCATTTTCCTGACTCAGGCTACAGTTATTGGCTTTGTCGGTGGAATAACAGGAGTGGGGTTGGGATACGGGATCTCGTCGCTAGTTCATAGGATCCCATTCAAAATTGCAGGACTATCAACACTGCCAATCAGTTACCAGCTACAGGATTTTGTTGCTGCCCTGGCATTTGGCATTGCAACAACCTTGCTTGCCGGTTACTTGCCTGCACGGAAAGCTTCAAAAATCGACCCGGTGGTCATTATCAGAGGATAA
- a CDS encoding efflux RND transporter periplasmic adaptor subunit, which produces MNSKSILYLVAVLAWGATGCQMKEKTTVQRKDLVDAVFASGNIVTKDRYLVTSLSEGYLQHSFAEEGDSVKNGELLFQLQDKTPKAQLESAEIAYQKAQDNLRSGSPVLQKLYQQEMQLKNQWQNDSVNFVRYSNLIQANAVSKAEFDRSKLACENSESEYKAIQNTIEDTKRTLRLDLANAKANLVAQQENSEHFLMTSQVNGLLLQRFKEDGELVKRGETVAEIGAGQYIARLQVAEEDINRVEVGQSVYIELNTNRNHAYSARISKVYPAFDTNEQSFIAEAVFTEKVPSLKSGTQLQSNIVVAEKKGALVIPADYLEPGEQVFSEKHNSSIKVMTGIETSEWVEIIGGLNEGDVIEKQKS; this is translated from the coding sequence ATGAACTCAAAATCAATTTTATACCTGGTGGCCGTTCTGGCGTGGGGCGCCACCGGATGCCAAATGAAGGAAAAGACGACCGTACAACGGAAAGATCTGGTTGATGCTGTCTTTGCCAGCGGAAATATCGTCACGAAAGACCGTTACCTGGTGACGTCGCTATCGGAGGGATATTTGCAACATTCGTTTGCAGAGGAAGGCGACTCGGTGAAAAACGGGGAATTGCTTTTCCAGTTGCAGGATAAAACACCCAAAGCGCAGTTGGAAAGTGCTGAAATTGCTTATCAGAAAGCGCAGGACAATTTGCGGAGTGGTTCGCCGGTTTTGCAGAAATTGTATCAGCAGGAAATGCAGTTGAAGAATCAATGGCAAAACGACTCGGTGAACTTTGTGCGATATTCGAATTTGATTCAGGCAAATGCCGTGTCGAAAGCAGAGTTCGACCGGTCGAAGTTAGCTTGTGAGAACTCCGAATCGGAATACAAAGCCATTCAGAATACGATTGAGGATACCAAACGGACTCTTCGACTTGATTTGGCAAATGCGAAAGCCAATCTGGTCGCACAGCAGGAAAACAGTGAGCATTTTCTGATGACGAGCCAGGTTAACGGGCTGCTACTGCAGCGTTTCAAAGAAGATGGCGAACTGGTAAAACGCGGTGAAACGGTCGCCGAAATTGGAGCAGGCCAATATATTGCCCGTTTGCAGGTGGCGGAGGAGGACATCAATCGCGTTGAAGTGGGGCAGTCGGTTTATATCGAACTGAATACAAATCGCAATCATGCCTATTCAGCCCGAATCTCGAAGGTTTACCCGGCTTTCGATACCAATGAGCAATCCTTCATTGCCGAAGCGGTTTTCACCGAGAAAGTACCTTCCCTGAAATCGGGGACCCAGCTGCAATCGAATATTGTGGTGGCGGAAAAGAAAGGGGCGCTGGTTATACCTGCCGACTACCTGGAGCCCGGAGAACAAGTCTTCAGTGAAAAACACAACAGCTCTATTAAAGTGATGACAGGAATTGAAACCTCCGAGTGGGTTGAGATTATTGGTGGACTGAATGAAGGTGACGTCATCGAAAAACAGAAATCATGA
- a CDS encoding TolC family protein has product MKKESLLIVLFLLQGAVVANAQYVFSSLDSVWRFALKQNADYNVRLLQVEQARQDRNAARSFLFPTVSAAASGQDNIDLSVTPVPGELLGQPGETINMKFGKKYNYAAGVTVNYNVLNWQKIYQSKMATTNLELQEANRDYFEQDLKQQLGQLYYAALTAIKATEIGEHDLAVADTLLSLSEDRFAQGTIDALELNQAKISRNTIAQQLEATMQYQDECLSNLKILLGLQSSDELHLDETVSVQMASDGLPDLIANSTYTNVFKLQTDYAFAEKKKAGAAFLPDLKLNGFWGANQFQDELAFSFKSGDWNANSYIGLSVSIPIFNGMANRSNYRSAKLKQEIAGQNYANESRKSAINDQLTYRQMQRNRQIAQSGESTFSLTADNLKLAALKYDEGLISMDAYLKVFDDYLAAESNYLNALSEFLSYKVIFESRKQ; this is encoded by the coding sequence ATGAAAAAGGAATCTTTACTCATCGTGCTTTTTCTGCTTCAGGGAGCTGTAGTTGCCAATGCTCAATATGTCTTCAGCTCACTCGACTCGGTTTGGCGATTTGCATTGAAGCAGAATGCTGACTACAACGTTCGGTTGTTGCAGGTTGAACAGGCCCGACAGGATAGGAATGCTGCCCGGAGTTTTCTTTTCCCAACGGTATCGGCAGCGGCGAGCGGGCAGGACAATATTGATCTTTCGGTTACGCCTGTACCTGGCGAACTGCTGGGGCAGCCGGGCGAAACCATCAATATGAAATTTGGCAAGAAGTACAACTATGCAGCCGGTGTAACAGTCAATTACAATGTATTGAACTGGCAAAAAATTTACCAGTCGAAAATGGCGACGACCAATCTGGAGTTGCAGGAGGCCAATCGCGACTATTTTGAACAGGATTTGAAGCAGCAACTGGGTCAATTGTATTATGCGGCGCTGACGGCGATAAAAGCGACCGAAATCGGCGAACATGATCTGGCGGTGGCTGATACTTTGTTGTCGCTGTCTGAAGATCGTTTCGCGCAGGGAACAATCGATGCGCTGGAACTGAACCAGGCGAAAATTAGTCGGAATACAATCGCGCAGCAGTTGGAGGCAACAATGCAATACCAGGATGAGTGCCTGAGCAACTTGAAAATTTTGTTGGGCTTACAAAGTTCTGATGAGCTGCATCTGGACGAAACAGTTTCCGTGCAAATGGCTTCTGATGGTTTGCCTGATTTAATAGCCAACAGCACTTATACCAATGTCTTCAAGTTACAGACCGATTATGCTTTTGCGGAGAAGAAGAAAGCTGGTGCTGCATTTTTACCCGACTTAAAACTGAATGGTTTTTGGGGAGCCAACCAGTTTCAGGACGAGCTTGCTTTTTCGTTCAAGTCTGGCGATTGGAATGCCAATAGTTACATCGGCCTATCGGTTTCAATTCCGATTTTCAACGGAATGGCCAATCGATCCAATTACCGGTCGGCGAAGTTGAAACAGGAAATTGCAGGGCAGAACTATGCCAACGAAAGCCGGAAATCAGCGATCAACGATCAGCTGACCTACCGTCAGATGCAGCGCAACCGACAAATTGCACAGTCGGGAGAGTCAACCTTCAGTTTAACAGCCGATAATTTAAAACTGGCGGCTTTAAAGTACGACGAGGGATTGATTAGCATGGATGCCTACCTCAAGGTGTTTGACGATTACCTGGCTGCCGAAAGCAATTACCTGAACGCCTTATCTGAATTTTTAAGTTACAAAGTCATTTTCGAATCCAGAAAACAATAA
- a CDS encoding DUF2147 domain-containing protein: MKQFILFVICIAESFGLTAQAGPEDLLGKWTNEEKTSTIEFQKTEDAYSARIVWMAEPSDSQGNPKLDRHNPDQTKRDQPVLGMTIITGLHFDGETWTEGKIYAPGRGIYANCCVYISEGKLHLEISKGPFTSTKIWSKAS; encoded by the coding sequence ATGAAACAATTTATTCTATTCGTCATTTGTATTGCCGAAAGTTTCGGCCTGACGGCGCAAGCGGGACCTGAAGATTTGCTGGGTAAATGGACAAATGAGGAAAAAACATCGACGATTGAATTTCAGAAAACAGAAGATGCTTATTCGGCCAGGATTGTTTGGATGGCCGAGCCCTCAGATTCCCAGGGAAACCCCAAACTGGATCGTCACAATCCGGACCAAACAAAGCGGGATCAGCCGGTTTTGGGAATGACGATCATCACCGGGCTGCATTTTGATGGTGAGACCTGGACGGAAGGTAAAATTTACGCGCCCGGCCGTGGTATTTACGCAAATTGCTGTGTCTACATCAGCGAGGGCAAACTTCACCTGGAGATTTCGAAAGGACCGTTTACTTCCACTAAAATCTGGAGTAAAGCATCATGA
- a CDS encoding LytR/AlgR family response regulator transcription factor codes for MKILIVEDEPQTADLLAELITEIKPSAEFVGTTESIEQTVRFLQTNKPDVIFMDIQLADGLSFEIFSRTEVACPVIFCTAYDRYTLQAFKSNGIEYLLKPVREEDVQAAFDKLDKLASAFKNDQQVMQSIQQLFTEKKSYKSTVLIRYRESYIPVPVNQIALFALEDEVLYAYRFDDQKHAVFKTLDEMESSLDPAMFYRINRQVLLNRNAIVEIQPYFNRKMVVKVPLKLSEKLVVSRLKVTPFLSWVEQA; via the coding sequence ATGAAGATTTTAATTGTTGAAGATGAGCCGCAGACAGCCGATTTACTGGCCGAGTTAATTACAGAAATAAAACCCAGCGCTGAGTTCGTCGGGACTACCGAAAGCATTGAGCAGACTGTTCGTTTTTTACAAACGAATAAGCCGGATGTCATTTTTATGGACATCCAGTTGGCTGATGGTTTGAGTTTCGAGATTTTTTCGAGGACTGAAGTGGCATGTCCGGTCATTTTTTGCACGGCCTACGATCGATATACGTTGCAGGCTTTTAAATCGAATGGGATTGAATACCTGTTGAAACCTGTGCGCGAAGAAGATGTGCAAGCTGCTTTTGACAAACTTGATAAACTGGCGTCAGCGTTCAAAAACGATCAGCAGGTGATGCAATCCATTCAGCAGTTATTTACCGAGAAGAAATCCTACAAAAGTACGGTGCTGATTCGTTACCGGGAGAGTTACATCCCGGTCCCAGTCAATCAAATTGCATTGTTTGCATTGGAAGATGAAGTGCTTTACGCTTATCGCTTCGATGACCAAAAGCACGCCGTTTTCAAAACCTTGGATGAAATGGAAAGCTCGCTCGACCCGGCCATGTTTTATCGAATCAACCGGCAGGTGCTTCTAAACCGCAACGCGATTGTTGAAATTCAGCCTTATTTCAACCGAAAGATGGTTGTAAAGGTACCGCTTAAATTGTCGGAAAAGCTCGTCGTTAGCCGCCTGAAAGTGACGCCATTCCTCAGTTGGGTTGAACAGGCTTAG
- a CDS encoding sensor histidine kinase, with product MLKLSAIFKGDWKIAVLFSAFLPVFNIIIVSQHRLDMSFGKILFNGLLTFCFLMISWYVNAWLVRLHERRKQLTSKLARLLFVLFVNAILLAVFVFLAVYLMREIVTPFEDPRDHYSLWLVSLKAAVSIGLIYLIQYAIRSNQRTQQMVLQNEQLKTENLRSQFEILRQQVNPHFLFNSLSTLRSMIRSKEANSEEFVLKLSEIYRQLLLKREKDTVTLKEELDFVHDYCFMLSSRFRENLKIQIDVPEEFLAHRLPTFSLQLLLENGIKHNMISSEKPLEIKIFASDHFVTVENRIQPKITKEENSGYGLANLVERYKLLVMPDAVFIYQDEEIFRVRLNLLEP from the coding sequence ATGCTAAAACTATCAGCCATATTCAAAGGTGACTGGAAAATCGCCGTCTTATTTTCGGCGTTCCTTCCGGTGTTCAACATCATCATCGTTAGCCAGCACCGGCTCGACATGAGTTTCGGTAAGATTCTTTTTAACGGTTTGCTGACGTTCTGTTTCCTGATGATTAGTTGGTATGTGAATGCTTGGTTGGTACGGCTCCATGAACGTCGGAAGCAGTTGACTTCAAAATTGGCAAGACTGCTTTTCGTTTTGTTTGTCAACGCCATATTATTGGCTGTTTTTGTTTTTCTGGCGGTATACCTGATGCGCGAAATTGTAACGCCCTTCGAAGACCCGAGAGATCATTACAGTTTGTGGTTGGTTAGTTTGAAAGCAGCCGTCAGCATCGGCCTCATTTATTTGATCCAATATGCCATCCGGTCCAATCAACGGACACAACAGATGGTTTTGCAGAATGAACAACTTAAAACAGAGAATTTGCGTTCGCAGTTCGAGATTCTTCGACAGCAGGTTAATCCGCATTTCCTGTTTAATTCGTTATCGACATTGCGATCGATGATTCGCTCAAAAGAAGCGAACTCGGAAGAATTCGTTCTGAAGCTTTCTGAAATTTACCGCCAGCTACTTTTAAAGCGAGAGAAAGACACGGTGACGCTGAAAGAAGAACTGGATTTTGTTCACGATTACTGCTTTATGCTGTCGAGTCGCTTTCGCGAGAACCTCAAAATACAAATTGATGTTCCTGAGGAATTCTTGGCGCACCGGCTGCCGACCTTTAGTCTGCAGCTTTTGTTGGAAAACGGCATTAAGCACAACATGATTTCTTCGGAAAAGCCGCTTGAAATCAAAATATTTGCTTCCGACCATTTTGTTACCGTGGAAAACCGAATTCAACCCAAGATAACCAAGGAAGAAAATTCAGGCTATGGGCTGGCGAATTTGGTTGAGCGCTACAAGTTGTTGGTCATGCCCGATGCGGTGTTTATTTACCAGGATGAGGAAATATTTCGGGTACGCTTAAATTTGCTGGAACCATGA
- a CDS encoding glycoside hydrolase family 2 protein: MTRFTLKFYGVLMLLAVVLAPSLASAGVVELSKNWKSAPMTKVKASGEEISATGFNLKKWQPAIVPGTVLTNMLEWGEVPDPFYGMNNNKIKDIYETGRDYYTYWFVNDFQQKAKKGEQVWLNFRGVNYSFDVFLNGKKVNTERHHGMYLRSKYNITDLLAADGNNRLAVIVYPVDVVGNPNGGQGGDGTIARNVALQYVAGWDWIQPIRDRNTGIWDKVTVETTKAVDLQNPHVVTRVPGVRKPGAEQAPAFIETSTELVNATEATVAGKVVVEIGGQKVEKEVSLAGKAKVEVELPTIELANPKLWWPSGYGAQDMYTMSVKVYLDGQLSDEETVPVGIREIQHKWNDHTRSMQISVNGQKIFIKGGNWIISDAMLRLTPERYDAEIRYHRDMNLNLIRIWGGALPERPEFYDACNKYGMLVIQDFWMSGDCNGRWVDPMKKDDQWTRRQYPDDHNLFVESAADVIKLIRNNPSLAIWCGGNEITPPQDILAALKDSLDALDGTRWFIEYSNSDSMSYNFIGGNGDGPYGIQPDSIFWQYRTWPFNSEVGSVGVGDVVSLKRFLPEENLVVPTDKKGTEAVSDEVWTYHKYISYGNSMEPYGGASNMEEFAKTAQLVNYNQYRALMEGFSSHMWDWYTGTIIWKTQNPWTALRGQMYDYYLDPNACLFGTRVGSQLIHAMCNPVDKMVTIVNNSFDTQNDLMLVAKAYDMAGKEYPITQVFVYSGPTSVKKIMSVEPFLNKAGMEKDGAFLQLQLLDHNQNLISDNFYWYPNAEGNYSGLQEIGASKLQVEATKIGDNKVKVVLKNPAGAPVAFFNHLAIVDAKTNERVLPIFADDNYVSVVPGAEKTIILDCPQATTSNWKLAVEGYNFEQKYFNIK; encoded by the coding sequence ATGACTCGTTTTACCCTTAAATTTTATGGGGTGCTGATGCTTCTGGCAGTTGTGTTGGCTCCGTCGCTGGCTTCGGCTGGTGTGGTGGAGTTATCCAAAAACTGGAAGAGTGCACCGATGACTAAAGTGAAAGCTTCGGGAGAAGAGATTTCTGCTACCGGCTTCAACCTGAAAAAGTGGCAACCGGCAATTGTGCCGGGCACAGTGTTAACCAATATGCTGGAGTGGGGCGAAGTGCCGGATCCATTCTACGGAATGAATAACAACAAAATCAAAGACATCTACGAAACCGGTCGCGATTATTACACTTACTGGTTTGTCAACGATTTTCAGCAAAAAGCCAAAAAAGGAGAGCAGGTTTGGTTGAACTTCCGTGGGGTAAATTACAGTTTCGATGTGTTCCTGAACGGAAAAAAAGTAAATACAGAACGTCACCATGGAATGTACCTGCGTTCAAAGTATAACATCACCGACTTGTTGGCTGCCGATGGCAACAACCGTTTGGCGGTGATCGTTTACCCGGTTGATGTGGTGGGTAACCCGAATGGCGGACAGGGTGGCGATGGTACCATTGCCCGTAACGTAGCACTGCAATATGTTGCCGGTTGGGACTGGATTCAACCTATCCGCGACCGTAACACCGGTATTTGGGACAAGGTAACCGTTGAAACAACCAAAGCGGTTGACCTGCAAAACCCGCACGTCGTAACTCGTGTGCCAGGTGTTCGCAAGCCGGGCGCTGAACAAGCTCCTGCATTTATCGAAACGTCAACTGAACTGGTAAATGCGACTGAAGCTACTGTTGCCGGTAAAGTTGTTGTTGAGATTGGCGGACAAAAAGTTGAAAAAGAAGTTTCGTTGGCCGGAAAAGCAAAAGTTGAAGTTGAGTTGCCAACGATTGAATTGGCTAATCCGAAACTGTGGTGGCCTAGCGGTTACGGTGCGCAGGACATGTACACCATGAGCGTAAAAGTGTATCTGGATGGCCAGCTTTCGGATGAAGAAACTGTTCCTGTAGGTATCCGCGAAATTCAGCACAAGTGGAACGACCACACGCGTAGTATGCAGATTTCGGTGAACGGACAAAAAATATTTATTAAAGGTGGTAACTGGATTATCTCGGATGCGATGTTGCGTTTGACCCCTGAACGTTACGACGCCGAGATTCGCTACCACCGTGATATGAACCTGAACCTGATTCGGATCTGGGGAGGTGCATTACCTGAGCGTCCTGAGTTTTACGACGCTTGTAACAAGTACGGTATGCTGGTGATCCAGGATTTCTGGATGTCGGGCGACTGTAACGGTCGTTGGGTCGATCCAATGAAAAAAGACGATCAATGGACTCGTCGTCAGTATCCGGATGATCACAACTTGTTTGTTGAATCAGCTGCCGATGTGATCAAACTGATTCGCAACAATCCATCTTTAGCTATCTGGTGTGGCGGTAACGAGATCACTCCTCCGCAGGATATTTTGGCTGCCTTGAAGGACTCGTTGGACGCATTGGACGGAACACGCTGGTTTATTGAGTATTCAAACTCCGACAGCATGTCTTACAACTTTATTGGTGGAAACGGAGATGGTCCTTATGGAATTCAGCCAGATTCAATTTTCTGGCAATATCGCACCTGGCCGTTTAACTCAGAAGTTGGTTCGGTTGGTGTTGGCGACGTGGTTTCCTTGAAACGCTTCCTGCCGGAAGAAAATCTGGTTGTACCTACTGACAAAAAAGGAACAGAAGCTGTTTCTGACGAAGTTTGGACTTACCACAAGTACATCAGCTATGGAAACTCAATGGAGCCTTATGGCGGTGCCAGCAATATGGAGGAATTTGCCAAAACTGCTCAGCTGGTTAATTACAACCAATACCGTGCCTTGATGGAAGGTTTCAGCTCGCATATGTGGGATTGGTACACCGGAACAATCATCTGGAAAACCCAAAACCCATGGACCGCGTTACGTGGACAGATGTACGATTATTACCTCGATCCAAACGCTTGTTTGTTTGGTACACGTGTTGGAAGCCAGTTGATTCACGCCATGTGCAACCCGGTTGACAAAATGGTGACGATCGTAAACAACAGCTTCGATACTCAAAACGACCTGATGTTGGTAGCGAAAGCTTACGATATGGCCGGTAAAGAGTATCCGATTACACAAGTATTCGTTTATAGCGGTCCTACATCGGTGAAGAAAATCATGTCGGTTGAACCATTCCTGAATAAAGCGGGTATGGAGAAAGACGGTGCATTCCTTCAATTACAATTGTTGGATCACAATCAAAATCTGATCTCAGATAATTTCTACTGGTATCCAAATGCTGAAGGAAACTACAGCGGATTGCAGGAAATCGGCGCTTCAAAATTGCAAGTAGAAGCCACAAAAATAGGTGACAACAAAGTGAAAGTTGTGTTGAAAAACCCAGCCGGTGCTCCGGTTGCATTCTTCAACCACCTGGCGATTGTTGATGCGAAAACCAACGAACGTGTGTTGCCAATTTTCGCTGATGACAACTACGTCTCTGTCGTTCCGGGAGCTGAAAAAACAATTATTCTGGATTGCCCGCAAGCGACAACATCCAACTGGAAGTTAGCTGTCGAAGGATACAACTTCGAACAGAAATACTTTAATATCAAATAG
- a CDS encoding glycoside hydrolase family 125 protein, translating into MERRDFLRYNSLAVAGILTGSVWNAAHAAKAEFVSQRPPVGKRHFTSKAVEKTIAEVKKEIANPELAWMFENCFPNTLDTTVDFSVVDGKPDTFVITGDIHAMWLRDSTAQVWPYLPLVTKDKDLDELFQGVLNRQAECILIDPYANAFNKEATGSEWDTDNTEMKPELHERKWEIDSLCYPVRLLYHYWKTTGNTACFTKEWHKVFRSVLDTFKDQQRKNDKGDYYFTRNTPKPTDSLCCGGYGNPVKPVGLIVSSFRPSDDATVLPFLIPSNYFAVTVLGYMAEISRTIYNDAALAAEAESLRKEVAAAIEKYAVATREGLGKVLAFEVDGFGNQLFMDDANIPSLLALPYLGALKIEDPLYQNTRKLVLSDANPWYFKGTAGEGIGGPHVGSEMIWPMSIVMRAMTSEDSEEIKHCLETLIKTHAGTGFMHETFHMDDATNFTRSWFAWANTLFGELIVKIYHERPEVLKQV; encoded by the coding sequence ATGGAAAGAAGAGACTTTTTAAGATACAATTCGTTAGCGGTGGCCGGCATTTTGACCGGTTCAGTTTGGAACGCGGCACATGCGGCGAAAGCCGAATTTGTGAGCCAGCGTCCACCTGTAGGCAAACGCCATTTTACCAGCAAAGCAGTTGAGAAAACAATCGCCGAGGTGAAAAAGGAAATTGCCAACCCCGAATTGGCCTGGATGTTCGAAAACTGTTTCCCGAATACACTGGATACAACTGTTGACTTTTCAGTTGTTGACGGAAAGCCGGATACATTCGTAATTACTGGTGATATTCACGCCATGTGGTTACGCGACTCAACAGCCCAGGTTTGGCCTTATCTACCTTTGGTAACGAAAGACAAGGACCTTGACGAGCTGTTCCAGGGAGTACTGAATCGCCAGGCCGAATGTATTTTAATTGATCCTTACGCAAACGCATTTAATAAAGAAGCTACCGGAAGCGAGTGGGATACGGATAATACCGAAATGAAACCGGAATTGCACGAACGCAAATGGGAAATCGATTCCCTGTGTTACCCGGTTCGTTTGTTGTATCACTACTGGAAAACCACCGGCAATACGGCTTGCTTCACTAAAGAATGGCATAAAGTCTTCCGTTCTGTTTTAGACACCTTTAAAGATCAGCAACGGAAAAACGATAAAGGTGATTATTATTTCACCCGGAACACACCTAAACCAACCGATTCATTGTGTTGTGGCGGCTATGGGAACCCGGTTAAGCCGGTGGGCCTCATCGTGTCCTCATTCCGCCCTTCCGATGATGCGACAGTTTTACCGTTCCTGATCCCGTCGAACTATTTTGCAGTGACGGTTTTAGGCTACATGGCCGAAATTTCGCGCACAATTTACAACGACGCTGCTTTAGCTGCCGAAGCTGAATCATTACGGAAAGAAGTCGCCGCAGCAATCGAAAAGTACGCAGTAGCAACGCGTGAAGGTTTGGGTAAAGTGTTGGCGTTTGAAGTAGATGGTTTTGGTAACCAACTATTCATGGACGATGCGAACATCCCGAGCTTGTTGGCACTGCCTTACCTGGGAGCTTTGAAAATTGAAGATCCTTTGTACCAAAATACCCGTAAGCTTGTTTTGAGCGATGCTAATCCCTGGTACTTCAAAGGAACTGCAGGCGAGGGAATCGGTGGGCCGCACGTTGGTTCTGAAATGATATGGCCAATGAGTATTGTAATGCGTGCCATGACTTCAGAAGACAGTGAAGAGATTAAACATTGCCTGGAAACGCTGATTAAAACGCACGCCGGAACCGGTTTCATGCACGAAACCTTCCACATGGACGATGCGACAAACTTTACCCGTAGCTGGTTTGCCTGGGCTAACACGTTGTTCGGCGAGCTGATTGTGAAGATTTATCACGAAAGACCTGAAGTATTAAAGCAGGTTTAG